Part of the Vespa crabro chromosome 15, iyVesCrab1.2, whole genome shotgun sequence genome is shown below.
ctctctctctctctctctctctctctctctctctctctctgtctgtcttctACTTATGTATTGGCACGCtgttcattattctttttcgtttcttatatTGGATTTTCGCGCGCGAACAATCAGGAAGAGCATCCTGCATTATGTTCAGAGTTGGTAAGTTCAGAGAAATCTTCTTTGCATATTTATCAATCTTCCCGTTCGGCCAATCAACCCATTTACGTAATTTGTAGCGCACCACGCGGTGGGAAGCCTTGGTTGCAGTTTAAACAGACGGCAGccaacaatgagaataacgcaACATTCGGGAACGTTGTAAGTTTAGCAGTCAAGTGGTGGTTCATTGGTTTCTCCTTAAACTGACTGCGATTGAATTCTCCTTATATTTGTTGTCCGTAGGAAAGCACGACAAGGTGCGTCGGTTCGGCTACCAGGATGCAACACGCCAGGTTGGTACAACAGGAAGTGACGAGATTACTTTTAGCCGCTAGGGAATCCCTGTTGAACGATCTGGCCGATCTAGCGAGACTTTTACCTTCTTGGCAGCAAAGGGCACTGGAGCTTGCACAGAACACGCACAAAGAGATCACCAAGGTCGTGTGTTAGTTCGCTATCCAATATCCGATCGGTTTATCTTGAAAATAACATGTCATGCATGTAATCGATTGCAGATGATGGACACGGAAGAGGCAGATATAGCTCAACTATGCGCACAAAATATCGTCCTCTGGCAACACTTTCTGGAAGCTTTCTCTGGTCGCGAAGCTGTGCATCAACATCTCGCTAGGATTCATCATCAGTTGAGAGTAAGATATTGCGGCTCGATCGTTTGTCCTCGATCGTACTTGTTTTCACCAAGCTCGTTTTTTAGGTCAAACGCTTCGCCGAGGGTTTCTTCGTGTTGGAAAATCCAAGAATGTCGGCGGCGGGCTGTTACGACGCAAATTATCAATCGTATCAGGCTGTGAGCGAGACCGCACGAAGATCGCGTTATCTCGCCTCGCTGCCACCGTTGCCGGTACATTGCCCGGAATTGGACGGCGATCTTCATTCGTTGCCTTTAATATTCGAGGATCAATATGCCGATATGCAGCAGAGACACAGAAACAGTAGTAAGAAGAAGACCGTCCGTTTGATACGATCTAGATCGGTTATCGGACGTTTTATCggttaaaacgaaaaatagatAATGCGTTATATACGTAGAATGTGTTACCCTTCAGTTCCCAGCATGGACGATTGCAGCTGTGGGATCGCCGCGATTCTGGAGTCCAGGTCTATGGGTATCTGGTCGCCGAGAAGCGAAGGTGCTGCGCAGGATATTGGAGCGATGCAGGCTCGTTTCGCGACCAGCCCTTCGACATTGCCGGCCAGGCATAGCAAGTCTCTCGATCAGCTGGGCCCCGAAATGGCGCCGTTGCAGCCAAGATCGTCTCCTAAGACATTACCCAGGTTTGTTTGAGCCTCGTTGATCGATCGTTCAACTCGTGCGGGccaattaaaaatctttattccTTACGAGATTTACGCGTATAATTCAATAGGTCGGTCTCGACGCAATTATTTCCCAAACAACGTGGCGGTATTAGAAATGCGACCCCGCCAGCGACGGTTCCGTCGAGAGGAGGAAGGCCAAGGTCAACGGTACCGTCCGGCAACACCCTCTTACCACCGTCCGGACAGCAGCAGGCATGTTCGGCGCCAAATCCATCGTTGAGTTCCACTCCGGTGATACCTCTTCCTCGTGCCAAATCCACCCAGATGTTGGTGCAAAATCGGCAACAAGTCGATCCGCAATCCGCGTCCATCGGTTCGCTCCTTGTGGCGATGTTTCCCGAGCTACCGTCGGACACTCGACTCCCTGGCTATCGGCCGTCCGGTAAATCCTGCGAACAGAATTTAACGGTACCCTCCTATATCAGAACGTTGGACTTGGCCCAGCTGGCCGATTGCTTGAATACCGAGAGCAAATCTTCACAAATCTCCGAAGGTAtgatctctttctttgtttcctttccttttctccttttttcctttccttcggtccctctatttaatttcattctcgTTACATCTCCAATAAACGAACGTATTATCTCGCGTTCATGTGCGAGTTCATGTGCTTCTTTCAGAGTTTCACTCTTTGGACACCAGGAGGATACGATTGGAGCCAAGGAGTCATCGATTGTTGAACCGCCAAGGCCTTTCCGGCAACGATCAAAACAATTTTCCTCTTGGCAAGTCGGGTGCAAACGTTGATGGTTTATTGCGCGAACAACAGCCTCTTCACACGACGGCCACTCTCGACAGGATAACATATCGTGGAAATGGCAGAAAGCAGGCACATCAAACAGGTGGTAAATACAATCAAACGAACGGATTGGAATCACGACGTTATCACACAATCGGGAAAACTAGCTCGGGTCATGGACAACGCAATCGGGAAATGCAGAATTCGATGAACGGTACGACCCTGACGAGCAGTCATTCGTTGCTGATGGAACCGTTGTACAGAGTATCGAATTACTCCTCGACCACTACGGATTCCTTCTTTTATCGAACGAACGGCACCAGCGGCCGTACCCGCGACGAGACTGATCGACCAAAGAGACCAAAGAGTACCGACAGACTCGTCGACGAGGTTGAGAGGAACGAATGTTGCGAGtttaggagagagagaacgaaacggAAAGATGAGAGAGTGACGAAGTCACCACGAAACGGTGTAACTTTGTCTTGTTACATGGAGGAGAAACAGCAGAAGCGAGGTCAACGCGAAAAGAAAACTATCGAATCACCTAACGAGCCTCTCTACGAGGTAATTACGCTCAAGGTCGAACCAAAGAGGGAGACGCGCGTTGAAAGGAGAAGGGATAAGCACGGTAGGAGGCCACATTCCGCTCCCGTTCTCGACACCGAACGTCCTCCGCCCGAGGATGTTAGAAAGTGTGCGCATAGGAACAGGAAGGCCGCACCACCGCCTCCGGCTTATCAGGATCCGGCTATGGCACCTTTGCCCAAGTATCGTCATCCACCGCCAGCTCCTACGACCAGTGTCCTCGAAGTTGAGAACAACAATAAGATCATTCTGAAGGTAATGATAATGGTTTGCTAtcgaattcttttcttccgtTTCGTCTGATTTCCGATGAACCCTGTCATATACTGTACTGTATATAACATTCTTTTTCAGGTTGAACCGATAAAGTCCCCGATCGAGATATCGATTACGAACGGTAAAACGCCATCGTCCGAGATTTCAAATACCGGTGAACAGCCGCCCAATGTGAAAAGACTGAGATGTGCCAGCGTACCCGTGGCACAGAACAAAATCGTAGTACCGCGTAGCGCCGTTTCGCTACCATGCATGCCGATACGCGATAGCAAAGATAGCCTTAGCAACAATCATCCCGTCATTCCAAATCCCCTTAGTCCGCCGTCCACTCGACCGAGTAGTCCTACGACTAGTTCGAGCTCTAGCAACTTGACGTCCGAGTGTTCAGGTTGGGTCAGTAGCGGCGACACGTCTAGCTCGGAACAAAGGCGTAACGCGAGATTGTCCAGCGAGCAATTGCGTCAGAAGCTTTCCAAGATCGTACCGAGGAAAAAGAGTCCGGCAAAGGAGAGTAGTCCGATCGAACATTCTTACGAAGAAGTTAGATTGCCGCCACCCAAGATGTTCCAGGACGAGCCACCACCTCCCGAAGAGTTTCGTGATCCACCAGTCCCTATCGACAATCCTCTTTATCACGTTTACGAGACGGTAAAAAGAACTCGGAGTCCCAAGCGAAACAAGACGGCACCCTGTAGTCCTCAACGTAGTCGGGAAAATGCATATGGTGCTGGTAGGGATATCTGTTTGGATTGTTATCAAGAAGGCAAGGAACTTTTGCAGAGCACACAGGACGACTTgatcaattttaaaaaatgcaaGGAGGATTTTAAGCGACAGATGAGCTTCTCTGGAAGGATTTATAGGTGTGTATTTATTGGATTTTGAGGATTGTCCTGACCAATGCTCTCGGTTCCTCCGATACTCTTCCGACAGACCGCAACGATCCTCTCTctcgaaatttttatcttttgtttcttcccgCTAACGCAAGAATGTATTTGTAATATGGCGTGTTTTGTGTCTTGGATGGATTGAGTCGAGGAGTTTTGATTCGCCGtttcttgtctctctctctctctctctctctccccctctttttctctctctctctctctctctctctctctctctctctctctctctctctctctcttactccgcTCCACCTTTCCGTTCGTATTTTAAGTTCTCTTTATCTACCTTACCCTATTTAGAGAACGCAAAGAAGCGCAGTATCGCTTCCATAAGCGTGCCCGTTCTTTCGGATACGGTGACCTTCTGACCCCGTCGTCGATTCAACCTCTAAGATCGAATGTGCCTCTTAGCGATTACCCGAGTCTGGCCTCGACCTTGCCGTATTTCCACATCAGCGACGAGTACCGACTCTTCTCGCCGGAAGGTGCTCATCTAATCGTTTGCGTACACGGGCTCGATGGTAATGCGGCTGATCTACGTCTCGTCAAGACTTATCTCGAATTGGGTCTACCTGGGGCACACTTGGACTTTCTCATGTCCGAAAAGAATCAAGTAAGTGTTTCCATCTTTACATCATATatattctcctttcttctttgttctaTATGACTTTGTTGTTGAATTAAATCTTATCGCTTTTAAGGGTGATACTTTTTCGGACTTTGACACGATGACGGATAGACTGGTAGCTGAGATTCGTCATCACATCGAAATATCGGGCTTGAATCCAACGAAAGTGAGCTTCATCGGGCACTCTCTGGGGACCATCATCATACGAAGTGCTCTAACGCGACCACAACTTCGGCCATTACTTCCTCGTTTGCATACCTTCCTTAGTTTAAGTGGACCTCATTTAGGCACTCTTTACAATACCAGTGGATTGGTTAATGCTGGTTAGTGAGATTATACTtaaaacgtgtatatatatatatatatatatatatatatatatatatatatatatatatatatatatatatatatatatatatatatatatatacgtttgtatatacacacatctgttggtatatctttttcatatatcGCTAGGTATGTGGTTCATgcaaaaatggaaaaagtcCGGATCGTTGCTCCAACTGGCGATGAAGGACGCGCCAGATGTCAGGCGTTCCTTCATGTTTCGTTTAAGTCAGAAGAGCAATTTGCAAAAATTCAAACACGTACTCCTGTGCGGAAGCGCTCAAGATCGGTACGTGCCGCTTCACTCGGCGAGAATAGAACTCTGCAAGGCTGCCGTACGTGATCCGTCCGATCAAGGTATTCCAATATCTCGCCTATGGAAAAAAACCatcagaaaatattttaacttttttctcttttctctcaatcgagtatattttataattatacgcatatacacgaatatataaatgtgtctatctgcatatgtattatatttaattcatgACAAGTTTTCTTATTTGTAGGGGCAGCGTATCGCGAGATGGTGCAAAATATACTCTATCCCGTGATGTCGGCATCCGGTGTGAGTTTGGTTAGATACGATGTCCATCATGCGCTTCCACCGACAGCAAACGCTCTGATCGGTCGAGCAGCTCACATCGCCGTCCTTGACTCCGAGCTTTTCATCGAGAAATTTCTCCTCGTTGCTGGTCTCAAATATTTCAGATAAGGAACGGGCACAGTTTCATTCACGGATGAGAGTACGGTCATGATCTGTTGTGTACTCTAAGTCATAAAAGCCAAAGAATGATGAACGACAAAAAGGAACAAgagtaatgaaaaatatacgatAGTATGttgatagggagagagagagagagagagagggagagagagagagagagagagaacggcgCGTTATCGTCGCTTCTTTAATAGCTAGTCCGTTTCTAATCATAAGTATGGGAGACACCGCATGATTATTGATTAGGTAGTTTGATtaacgacgaagaaaaaaaacgattacATTTTAAAAGTAAACGATTTTCCCACGATCGCATCGGTTTAAAAATCTTTCGGCCTAGTTCGAGATCGATCGACGATTTTtagaaaagaatacaaaaatcaaaaaaaaaaaaaaagaaaatcacgaGCAAAAATTATCGGGAATCATCGACGGATCCTCGTAAAGCCAATTTCATCGATATGTCGCGACGAAAAGtcatacatacctacattaatttaattgtaagATCGTCGAACGAGATTGGTCAATTGGTCGGGCAAGTATGCGTCGCAatgtacatttctttttctatttttctttctgatttCTTTTCAAGAATTTCAAAAAACTCGCAATCGACTCGAGTCATTCGTCGCAATATACTTGCCGCTTGTTATAAAGTACGCAGACAGTGTTTCGCTGACTCTGTCAGACTAACATAAGAGTTAGTCCGCTAATGATATAAACATAACTCGTTTTAGTTTTCATACATGCACGTTAAACCTATCAACAGCAACGCTCAAATTTTCACTACGTTAATcgaatgttattgttaatgcattTTGTCGctaagaaacaaacaaaattatgATACTCGATCGATTATCGTATTCATCgaaaatcgtatttaataaatattcgtatattCGTAATCCTCATTtcacatttttaaattgacaCCTCAAATATAATTTCCTCCGATTGGTTTTTGTCAATGAAGTCACGGATAATTCTCTTTGTAAGAGTCAGCGATTCGCCgcgtatttaaaagaaaagaaaggagaaaagttaaaaaaagaaataaaaaaataaaataaaatataaaataaaaagtacgcgagagagagagagagagagagagagagagagagagagagagacaatgcGAGAGAAAGCATTGTCTAGGCATTAGGAAAGTTATGAAACGCATGTCAATTGTTACCCTCAGATAAGTGTGAGTGCGTCCCGTGCGTGTAGAGAGGATGGATGAACCaaataagaaaacgaaaaaaaggatgatggacgaaaagaaaaaaaaaataaactagaAAAGACAACATGAATTGGAGTATTATATTTGTGCGATTTTCTTTGGTGTTGCACGGCGAAACGAAACGTGCACAATTCGATTAGAACTTTTGAAGGAGCGTAACGCGAACGAGCTTGCGAACGAAGAATACATGTCGCGCTAatggaagatgaaaaaagggCGCTCTATTTGCGTGCGAAGAAAACGGAAACGTatctaaagaaagagaaggaaagaaaaaagtcgttTCAGGTATATGAAATCCCTCCAGTACTAGATCTCAATTGCTCGTAACAATCTACGGAGAATTATAACTAATTAAATAACTCGACCTGCGGATGTTCTACATAAGGAGATACGCCTATtacatcgatcgattaatcgtCGTCGGAAATGAGAGACGCGCGCGCgccagagagggagagagagaaagctgaaacgaaatatatgtgtatatatatatatatatatatatatatatatatatatatacatacatatatattaataataaagaaagaaacgtgaaATGGCGTTATAGTTTCGTAGCATCATCGTCGTAGCTTGTCGATCATTATCGTACGATTagcttttaattaattatagctAAGACTCTTTACAAGACTCTTAAGTCGTTGGTGCTAAGTATCAAaatcttcatttctttcttcatcatcatttatttatatgtatattcaagACCGATTTGTTCCgctttttatcgtaatattaaaaGCCTTGGGTAATATCGTTCCTTTTTATCGCGAGTGTGTGcttaatgagaaagaaaaagagatccaGTAGAAATTGAACGCGAACCTTGATcgatttttttacgataaattaaatagatttttgCGACtcattatatttcctttttcctttttcaatggGCTGGTATCccatataaagaaagaataaaaagaaagagaatgcttgtgtgtgtttgtgtgtgatttgtgtgtatgagagagggagagaaataaataattattatatgaccATCTATGataaaacattattaacgatttttaaAAGGCATTAACAATGACGACATttgcatattaattaattatatgaacgaatcgattattataaatgaatttattggAGCGTAAACAAAGTTTCATTTTGACGATTCGACGAAATGCATACCGGCCCTTTTTCGTCGCATCGCattgtaagaaaaaatacgGTGACCgccaaaagaaaggaaaaataataagaaaggattcgaaatcgaataatataaagaaaattaggcaatattgaataataatctTCGAGAGATAATTTTTTCACTCATCGTGAAATCATATGCCGTaggaattttcattaaaatcataattagTTGCTCGTTTGCATATGAGTCTTTGTAATCATATCGAGAATTAACATACGTGTACCATTTGAATTGATTTTACATAAGTCaatatgtgtatacacacacacacacacacacacatattaacATGATTTGTGTAATGTTTTAGTTTCTTATCGTCGTACGCATGGCACAATTTTTCTCGAGAAACTCGTTTTGACGAGGACAAAGTTGCGAAAACTCCAAACGAAGATACGATCCGACGATAGATtctaacgatcgatcgatcgatcgatcgatcgatatacatgtgtgtgtatgtacataaacaCACGTAGGTATATCATTTAACCGTGAAAAAAAATGCACATTCGCAATTTTAGAAGGATTTACTCGATGGATTTCTCGGCAGTAGGGCGAGCGCGTCATCGATTTTAatctgatttcttttttacgcgCGTACGTGCATCGATTGttatactatttttaattacgagaATCGACCAAACGACAAACGATCGGCGTGTTCGACATTACGTTCGATCATGTTTGAGATCTTACGAttggcaaaaaagaaaaaaataaaaggggaaCACGCTTGACTCGTTCGTCCGTTGATTAGtggtatattttttaattcagtTTAATCAATGAGATCAGCAAGTATTTATCAATACAACTATGTATGGTTTTGTGGAATAAGATCGTGTATCGTGCGAGAgggattagagagagagagagagagagagagagagagagagagagagagagagagagagagagagaatgagaggggcgagagagagaagtacaagaagaagtaaagaagTTTGTCGTTAAAGGAGAAACACCAATGAAGAAGTAACAATGTATACactatacataatatatgcgtacatatgagaaaaaatgaaataaatctatacataaagagatagattaatataaaatctcgATTTATTAATGAAGGGCATGGGCTGCATGCCAACAACCTCATTTTTATCTTCAGCTTGCTCTATACTttcataaagaagaaaaagaaagaaaggaataaagacacatttatatagttttattaataGGATTAAATCTCTCTCTGATTACATAACAATCACGATAACGAACACAATCGGAAGATACACgtgtaagaataaaaattcgaaataattttcaccATTTCGTTCTTTATATCTTCGAAATAAACGTGTTTGAAACACTATAGATAAAAGTCATAGATGTACGTGATAATcagagaaattaaaatcgtatatacacgCGTGAAATTAACGTGTCCCTTGTAAATTTtacaaacattaaaaaaaagaaaagaaaaaagaaaaaaaataaaaaagatatcaatATCGCATAAAAAATTTGCTAAAACGATAAATTGCTAAATCGATTGatggataaaaatttgtaaagtTGTTCGATCTTGAATCTTTTGTAGAAATGTTGCTTTGCTTCCGATTAACGATATGATTTTGTGTGTGCttttgtgcgtgtgtgtgcgtgtgcgtgtgcgtgtgcgtgggTGTgcgtttttttaatttcttaaaataataataaataattagaaaggATAGCGTTCCGTCCTATTCGACGTTACGAAAGTCCTCTGGCGCTTCGTCGTTTTCCTCGTGAAAATTTCCAAGAGCACCCTCGGCCATACCGTCAATAGGTCCAGCAGCATTCATACCAATTGCTTCGTCTATGATCATGGCAATGTTCGTCTCGGTAGGACCTTCTCCAGCTTGATCCGGTTTTACACGACCATTTGTAGTTGCTTGACCTAAATATCGACGAGAtacttttaacaataaatagaatatttaaaagatatataggcgagaaagagaaaaagatcatAGGAAAATTaaaggtaaaataaaataagataaatcaGACTTACCTTGACCAAGATCTCGTACTTTGCTGAGGTAGGAGTACTCTCGTGCGTTTGGCAGACCAGATATCACGCAGGCACTGAGAGCACTACGATTGAGATTCATCGGCGACGCGTCGTACCACTCGTTGCTATCCGCATCGTAGCACTCGACGTAGGCGATAGTGGTTGTACCTAATGGTTATGGGCGATAGTGATTCTACTTCTCGTTTCGATCATTGAAATAGATCATCGAGAAGCCAGTTAGAGACTCTTTGACTCACCATTGAAACCTCCAACTACAAAGATCATATCGTCGAGGATCACGGTGGCAAAGTTACTTCGTGGACTGAACATTTCGGTGACTTCCTGCCAATCCTCAGAGTTGTTAGGACTGTAACGTTCTCCTAAAAGGAGATCAAGGAGATGGctaaagaaaagtagaaaggaCAAACTGATTGTCGCTCGGGTTTCGAGTATCGAAGAAACTTTCACCGGAACTTAGCCTAATGAAGCCGTTGAAGCCGCCCAGAGCGTAAAGACTATCTCGAAAAGCAACCAACGAGACACCGGATCTAGGACTGATCATCGATCGAATGTAACTCCACTGATTGCTTTCGAGATCGTAGACCTCGGCGGAGTCGAGGATTTCCTGTCCATTGAAACCGCCAACGATGTAAATCTTATTGCGGAGTGCGGCCGCACTAGCGTCCGAACGTTGTCGATTCATCGGCGGTATCATTTCCCATTGATTCTTCTGTGGCTCGTATCGTTCGGCCGAATTCATTCTGGTTCTTCCATTGTATCCTCCTAATGCGTATATCTTGCCACCTTTTGAAAAAATAGAGGGCACTTGATATTGACTTACTTTCGAAGTTTAACAATGACTTACCGTGCGTACAGACGCTAACATAACACCTAGCGTGGTACATGCAAGCTCGTTCACGCCATTCCTTCGTCACTGGATCGAAACATCGGACGGTGTTAAAGTGTTCATTCCCGTCAAATCCTCCAATCATATAGATGAGATCGTTGAGAGCGCATATCCCGTGATAAGCTCGTGGCGTCAGATCCGTGCTTACTGATAGAAACCATCTGTCAGCTCTGTAGTTTACACAGTTGACATTTACACAAATATGATTCTTAAGGCATGGATTACGCAGATATTTTCTTCGCTATCtatcctttttgtttccttttattttattttatttttctttttcttttgttttgtttctcgtttctttttttttgttttttttttgttttattttgttttttttttttttgttttttttgtttttttttttcatttccttcattcttttctccgcacgttctctttattttactaTGGCCAATCGTTTCGCGACGACATGACCAGTTTTACCTCGTGTCGTAAGTCTCGACGAAACTGGTCGGTGAACCGGCACTCCAACCGCCAATCGCAAAAAGTATTTCGTAGGGTACTCGTGGTCTCGACAACGGATTCTTCATGTCGATTTCTCCGTTCTGTTTGTTGTCTTGTTCGGTTAGGTAAGCTTTTGCCGACTGCAATGTTCGTTGACAGGCCTGGAAGGATAATAAATTGGAGACATTTCAAATTCATTCCAGTAATGTTTATTCCCTTCGTATTTTACCTACTTCGTTTTCCCGAATGAGTTTCCAATTGAGGACGTTGTCAGCGAAATAATTGTAGCTCATTGATCCATAACGTATACATTCCAGCAACTTTGTCACGTGAATCTTCCTCTCATCCACTTTATACTCGATCCATGTTTTAACGGCCTCGAATACTATCTCTTCGTTTTTCACGTTGAGTTCGTCGTCCTCTAATATTGACTCCAATTCCTCCGACTGCAATTCCTTGAACTCTGAACTCTCGTAAAGTATTTGTTTGAAGTGATGACGAATGTATCTTCGGCCTTTCTCTTCGAGATCCCGGCAGAAATAATGACGTGCAAATTTGAAGATTCCTAAGATCGTAAAAAACGAACTTAGGATCGATCAACATTCCTTTTCGTCAAAGTCATGTCGCGTATTGACCTCCCTAATACCTAGACAATTGTCCGGTTTGAGTTCTTGCAAGAGAAACTGACAACAGAGCTGGACAACACCAAGGACCTCGAATTGATCTGCCAAAGGTAAGAGTTGCTCTACGTTGTCCGCGTTAACGTTGCAGGTGCCAGTGTAAGCATAATCGAGGATCAGAGCGAAGATTTCGCTGGGTACCGAGTCGATGACTACCTCGGTAGTCTCGCTCTTTCCACCCTTGAGGCTATTGGTAAAGAGGGCTTTGAAGTAAGGACTAACCGCTGAAAGTATGGCTCGATGAACAGGAAAAAACTCGTCCTTGGCACATCTGATAGCACCGTCGCAAAGTTGTCGATTTGCTCTGAAAATAAATCGTTCGTTGATCGTGCGCTCTATCCTTCCTaagtagaagaggaagaagaagaagagaaagaggaaaggaaaaaagaaaagagcctctttatttgtataatcgatattattgggTGTATTATATACGACAATCCTCGTTCGCACAATATCATCATTCGATTCATATCTATGTTAGCTTATAGAGAAATAATCCAAGTCCATGCCGCTAGGTCGGTCTAGATAATAGCCTGAAAAAATAACCTAAGTTCCGACCAGACAATTGGGAACTCGACCAGGGCATAATTGGAGGGGAGACAAACACACTTCCTCACTCTGGCTGCCTGTTTTCTCTTGCACTGTTTAAGTGCAAGAACAGCGGCAGTACGAAAACGACGTCTCGTAATATTTGATTGGGCAACGATAGCTTCCTGAGCGTCATCCTGACGTAATTGTCCATCGGTTCGTGGCCTTGAACCGAGTCGTCGACCTGGTAACGATGAAAGTAACGGCCGGAGGATTAGCAATGGATTTCGTGCTGGTCTTCCTCTATTGGCTCCTCCTCGCCGACGAAAAACTCCTCTCAAATCTTCCTCCCTCGAATCCTCTTCgctctcgttattatcaaacCCTGTCCAAACGTAACCGCGGAGACTCGCGGCCATGACAGACGAAGGCCAAAAATTTCCACATTCGAGTTTGCCTGATACTACTCTTAGCTCGATCGATCGTGTTCGATCGCGGCTGAGAGAAAGTCGTTAATCGAATTCGACTCGTATCGTACTTCCGATTGGAATTCTTCCATTTTGAAtgaatatcatttgaaaatgagacatttttatttttctctacttctctctcgttctcttcttttttcttttttttttttttt
Proteins encoded:
- the LOC124429434 gene encoding uncharacterized protein LOC124429434 isoform X2, with product MSDLQATLEFSLELCKFYNVDLFQRGYYQIRTALRVSPKLPVKVEVNQPRNHSLEAPGTSKRFPILYRNEEVTLGTSVLFRAHVLVHSHKIEEALSRTHFNLGVELWFSEHTQPGNMACVSSRALQLNFAPTKGLHYHLPVLFDYFHLAAVSITIHACLVALHQPYIKKSILHYVQSCAPRGGKPWLQFKQTAANNENNATFGNVESTTRCVGSATRMQHARLVQQEVTRLLLAARESLLNDLADLARLLPSWQQRALELAQNTHKEITKMMDTEEADIAQLCAQNIVLWQHFLEAFSGREAVHQHLARIHHQLRVKRFAEGFFVLENPRMSAAGCYDANYQSYQAVSETARRSRYLASLPPLPVHCPELDGDLHSLPLIFEDQYADMQQRHRNSIPSMDDCSCGIAAILESRSMGIWSPRSEGAAQDIGAMQARFATSPSTLPARHSKSLDQLGPEMAPLQPRSSPKTLPRSVSTQLFPKQRGGIRNATPPATVPSRGGRPRSTVPSGNTLLPPSGQQQACSAPNPSLSSTPVIPLPRAKSTQMLVQNRQQVDPQSASIGSLLVAMFPELPSDTRLPGYRPSGKSCEQNLTVPSYIRTLDLAQLADCLNTESKSSQISEEFHSLDTRRIRLEPRSHRLLNRQGLSGNDQNNFPLGKSGANVDGLLREQQPLHTTATLDRITYRGNGRKQAHQTGGKYNQTNGLESRRYHTIGKTSSGHGQRNREMQNSMNGTTLTSSHSLLMEPLYRVSNYSSTTTDSFFYRTNGTSGRTRDETDRPKRPKSTDRLVDEVERNECCEFRRERTKRKDERVTKSPRNGVTLSCYMEEKQQKRGQREKKTIESPNEPLYEVITLKVEPKRETRVERRRDKHGRRPHSAPVLDTERPPPEDVRKCAHRNRKAAPPPPAYQDPAMAPLPKYRHPPPAPTTSVLEVENNNKIILKVEPIKSPIEISITNGKTPSSEISNTGEQPPNVKRLRCASVPVAQNKIVVPRSAVSLPCMPIRDSKDSLSNNHPVIPNPLSPPSTRPSSPTTSSSSSNLTSECSGWVSSGDTSSSEQRRNARLSSEQLRQKLSKIVPRKKSPAKESSPIEHSYEEVRLPPPKMFQDEPPPPEEFRDPPVPIDNPLYHVYETVKRTRSPKRNKTAPCSPQRSRENAYGAGRDICLDCYQEGKELLQSTQDDLINFKKCKEDFKRQMSFSGRIYSDYPSLASTLPYFHISDEYRLFSPEGAHLIVCVHGLDGNAADLRLVKTYLELGLPGAHLDFLMSEKNQGDTFSDFDTMTDRLVAEIRHHIEISGLNPTKVSFIGHSLGTIIIRSALTRPQLRPLLPRLHTFLSLSGPHLGTLYNTSGLVNAGMWFMQKWKKSGSLLQLAMKDAPDVRRSFMFRLSQKSNLQKFKHVLLCGSAQDRYVPLHSARIELCKAAVRDPSDQGAAYREMVQNILYPVMSASGVSLVRYDVHHALPPTANALIGRAAHIAVLDSELFIEKFLLVAGLKYFR